A genomic segment from Bosea sp. OAE506 encodes:
- a CDS encoding HlyD family efflux transporter periplasmic adaptor subunit, producing MRRANELNDRGVQTAANLERSRAASDVAQQELESARQRTNYLVTELAAARTGVFIGDSYNDAPFSSQRVRELDLRLAELDAEQTQHEARIAQLERQIGAERVRVNRLTSASLTTRVSGMAWDFLIDDGEYARRGQDLVRLVDCGTLIVTAGVTEALYDSLSIGFPVQFRLFGDDRVFDGTVTRLGGSGASSLYTNLAVGPSAEHLQRFDVTVSVPALAGQSDLSCAIGRTGRVIFSAGPIAAMRRFLTRYGI from the coding sequence TTGCGTCGAGCCAACGAGCTGAATGATCGCGGCGTTCAGACTGCCGCCAATCTCGAAAGGTCGCGCGCAGCCTCGGATGTTGCCCAACAGGAGCTGGAGAGCGCTAGGCAGCGGACGAACTATCTGGTGACCGAGCTGGCTGCAGCGCGCACCGGCGTTTTTATCGGCGATTCCTACAACGACGCTCCGTTCTCCTCCCAGCGAGTCCGCGAGCTTGATCTGCGTCTGGCGGAGCTGGACGCGGAGCAGACACAACACGAGGCGCGGATTGCTCAGCTGGAACGGCAGATCGGGGCTGAACGCGTGAGGGTCAACCGGCTGACATCGGCGTCTCTGACAACGCGGGTCTCCGGTATGGCGTGGGATTTTCTGATCGACGATGGCGAGTATGCCCGACGGGGGCAGGATCTGGTTCGCCTCGTCGACTGTGGCACGTTGATCGTCACCGCCGGCGTTACGGAAGCCTTGTATGACAGCTTGTCGATTGGCTTTCCCGTCCAGTTCCGTCTCTTCGGCGACGATCGCGTCTTTGACGGCACGGTCACCCGGCTCGGAGGCTCCGGCGCATCAAGCCTCTATACCAATCTAGCTGTGGGTCCGAGCGCCGAGCATCTACAGCGGTTCGATGTGACAGTCAGCGTGCCAGCACTGGCCGGGCAAAGTGACCTGAGCTGCGCGATAGGTCGCACCGGGCGCGTCATTTTCAGCGCAGGACCGATCGCCGCCATGCGCCGCTTCCTTACGCGCTACGGGATTTGA
- a CDS encoding glycosyltransferase, whose amino-acid sequence MLALSPFVSAFAGTAVVIGLRLLLLPLLDPRRWYWRALLLGGAMALAWRYMIWRLTETTAPLAWTWDAVFSWGFAILEALTVVSSSVAFFILARVKDRKDEARRNERWWQPGAPPRVDIFIATYNEQLEVLERTIIGAKASAFPAKVFVLDDGRRPWLAEACQRFGVGYFTRPDNAHAKAGNINYALRARAADPDAPEFVAVLDADFVPHVDFIDRTLALFHDASVGLVQTPQHFFNPDPIQHNLGISSAYPDEQRHFFDNVEPSRDAWGIAICCGTSSMVRTAAVEAIGGLPTESVTEDFLLTLRLAENGWKTVYLNEALTEGLAPEGLQEYIVQRGRWCLGMMQIVRNVYSPLGQHGLSFLHRLSIFDSLLYWNTTFSFRLAGIVCPLLYWWCGVTVVNASLVDIIIYYCPYYIAVMAVLNWLSKGLFIPVVNDVGQLVAAWPITRAAATGLLTKGPHKFSVTAKGGDRTKIVVQWPLMWPFLVLFALTIGGLLVNLHSDFVFNNAGTAGDGMVVVMFWTIYNLFVLLVVIAACIERPRLNQPQRQSLQRVVVERSGEELRGWLINFGTDHAQVSGLAKLAPGQNVWLRLPIIGSIAASVREPTRDGYQLSLAPSEEQRSLIIAKLHTASQTPGTDKGDISLMIRELARALTR is encoded by the coding sequence ATGCTGGCGCTCTCGCCCTTTGTGTCGGCTTTCGCGGGGACCGCTGTCGTAATCGGACTGCGCCTGCTGCTGCTGCCGTTGCTAGATCCGCGACGATGGTATTGGCGCGCCCTGCTGTTAGGCGGCGCGATGGCGCTGGCCTGGCGCTACATGATCTGGCGCCTGACCGAGACTACGGCTCCCTTGGCATGGACGTGGGATGCCGTCTTCAGCTGGGGCTTCGCGATCCTCGAGGCCCTGACGGTGGTCTCCTCGTCGGTTGCCTTTTTCATCTTGGCTCGGGTCAAGGACCGAAAGGATGAGGCGCGGCGGAACGAGCGTTGGTGGCAGCCCGGCGCGCCACCCCGCGTGGACATATTCATCGCCACTTACAATGAGCAGCTGGAGGTGCTGGAGCGGACGATCATTGGCGCCAAAGCCTCAGCTTTCCCCGCTAAAGTCTTCGTTCTCGACGACGGCCGGAGGCCTTGGCTGGCCGAGGCCTGCCAGCGCTTTGGTGTCGGGTACTTCACCCGGCCGGACAATGCTCATGCCAAAGCCGGAAACATCAACTATGCCTTGCGCGCGCGCGCGGCCGACCCCGATGCGCCGGAATTCGTCGCTGTCCTCGACGCTGACTTCGTTCCTCATGTCGATTTCATCGACCGCACGCTCGCCCTGTTTCATGATGCCTCGGTCGGCCTAGTGCAGACGCCACAGCACTTCTTCAATCCCGACCCCATTCAGCACAACCTTGGCATCAGTTCGGCATATCCCGATGAGCAGCGCCACTTCTTCGATAATGTCGAGCCGTCACGCGACGCCTGGGGTATCGCGATTTGCTGTGGCACCTCGTCGATGGTTAGAACCGCGGCTGTCGAGGCGATCGGAGGTTTGCCGACGGAGAGTGTCACTGAAGACTTTTTGCTGACGCTGCGGCTGGCCGAGAACGGTTGGAAGACCGTCTATTTGAATGAGGCGCTGACAGAGGGCCTCGCCCCAGAGGGATTGCAGGAATACATCGTCCAGCGCGGCCGCTGGTGTCTGGGCATGATGCAAATCGTCCGGAACGTCTACAGCCCGCTTGGCCAGCACGGGCTGTCGTTTCTGCACCGACTGAGCATCTTCGACTCGCTGCTGTACTGGAACACGACCTTTTCATTTCGTCTGGCCGGTATCGTTTGTCCACTGCTGTATTGGTGGTGCGGCGTGACAGTTGTGAATGCGTCTCTCGTCGACATCATCATCTACTACTGCCCCTATTATATTGCGGTGATGGCGGTCTTGAATTGGCTCTCAAAGGGCTTGTTCATTCCGGTTGTGAACGATGTTGGGCAGTTGGTGGCCGCATGGCCGATCACGCGTGCTGCAGCGACAGGCCTGCTAACAAAAGGTCCGCACAAGTTTTCTGTCACAGCCAAAGGCGGAGACCGGACCAAGATCGTCGTGCAATGGCCGTTGATGTGGCCCTTCCTGGTTTTGTTCGCGCTGACGATCGGCGGGCTGCTGGTCAACCTGCATTCGGACTTCGTCTTTAACAACGCAGGCACAGCCGGCGATGGCATGGTCGTTGTCATGTTCTGGACGATCTACAATCTGTTCGTCCTTTTGGTCGTGATCGCCGCTTGTATTGAGCGACCTCGCCTCAATCAGCCTCAACGGCAGTCGCTTCAGCGTGTCGTGGTCGAGAGGTCAGGAGAGGAACTTCGCGGCTGGCTCATCAATTTCGGGACGGACCATGCACAGGTCAGTGGCTTGGCCAAACTTGCGCCGGGACAGAACGTATGGCTTCGGCTGCCAATCATCGGGTCGATTGCAGCGTCGGTTCGGGAGCCAACACGCGACGGATATCAGCTGAGTCTTGCGCCCAGCGAAGAGCAGCGGAGCCTCATCATCGCCAAGCTCCACACCGCATCGCAAACGCCAGGCACGGACAAAGGCGACATCAGCCTGATGATCCGCGAGCTGGCGCGGGCCCTCACTCGCTAA
- a CDS encoding cache domain-containing protein — MDKLTGRGELSANLLARRLHQLWLQVDAFSRSADLAQLDKVRGQINFIGDLDQRYSWIGVTNVDGRVLASTRGMLEGASVAQRPWFRRGLTGPTAVDVHEAQLLAQLLPQQSEPPRFIDLAAPIRQADGATLGVLGAHLDWRWVVANLASMQAPGIDVLLLSRERTVLYGPADLINKPLAVGSALSANRATSIVLDERWPDGKDYITVVIPAVGHDNLPSFGWSLLIRQETGSALGPTRELVRTFWSMLGAGALVALALLILGAQWVTTPLRRLASSAELIVIDADAPAPHVETRYDEAARLSDALVKLQNVGRRPS, encoded by the coding sequence GTGGACAAGCTCACCGGGCGCGGCGAACTGAGTGCCAATCTGCTAGCACGCCGCCTCCACCAGCTCTGGCTGCAAGTCGACGCTTTTTCTCGGTCGGCCGATCTGGCGCAACTCGATAAGGTGCGTGGGCAGATCAACTTCATTGGTGATCTGGACCAGCGTTACTCCTGGATCGGTGTCACCAATGTCGACGGCAGGGTCCTGGCGTCAACGCGCGGCATGCTGGAAGGCGCGAGTGTAGCCCAGCGGCCTTGGTTCCGGCGAGGCCTGACCGGGCCGACGGCGGTTGATGTTCACGAGGCTCAGCTGCTGGCGCAACTCCTGCCTCAGCAATCTGAGCCCCCCCGGTTCATCGATCTCGCCGCCCCCATTCGACAGGCAGACGGTGCCACTCTTGGCGTACTAGGAGCCCACCTCGATTGGCGCTGGGTGGTGGCCAACCTCGCCAGCATGCAGGCCCCGGGGATCGACGTTTTGCTCTTGTCACGCGAGCGCACCGTGCTCTATGGCCCAGCGGACCTGATCAACAAGCCTCTGGCGGTGGGCTCGGCTCTCTCTGCGAACCGGGCCACATCGATCGTGCTCGACGAGCGCTGGCCGGACGGCAAAGACTACATCACCGTGGTCATTCCTGCGGTGGGTCACGACAATCTGCCAAGCTTCGGGTGGTCTCTGCTCATCCGGCAAGAGACGGGTAGTGCGCTCGGGCCGACGCGCGAGCTGGTGCGGACCTTCTGGAGTATGTTGGGGGCAGGCGCGTTGGTCGCCCTGGCATTGCTCATCCTGGGCGCGCAATGGGTCACCACTCCGCTACGCCGATTAGCTTCCTCGGCGGAGTTAATCGTCATTGACGCCGACGCCCCCGCTCCTCACGTCGAGACCCGCTACGATGAGGCGGCGCGCTTATCCGACGCCTTGGTCAAGCTTCAGAACGTCGGCCGAAGACCCTCGTGA
- a CDS encoding GAF domain-containing protein, giving the protein MTMFGREAKTGNSEPLDPLPLGRSFLGVTEFAPSATIVVRGPDQVVECVNSRHRQLFNSTDWLGSPLRDVSPSSQSTVTDTINAVMTSGVVTESTDVETVIEADDTQAVRYLRFVCGPMNDDPDRPPAVICQGFDVTASHHAELRRAVLAALGEKMREVEDADELAFAAAEILGKALHVGRAGYGTIDVARETIHIERDWTMPGVVSLAGTLRFRDYGSYIDDLKMGRTVVFDDAQCDPRTVDNADALEAIQARSVVNMPVTELGGFVALLYLNHFEARHWTKNELALIGEVAALTRNAVARRRAEEAVRCNEARLRFLDALGKATAASTQAEEIMAETTRALGEHLNVSVCAYADMDEDQNGFTIRGDWSAAVSPSIVGHYKLADFGKLAVANLGAGQPLVLHDIRAELEPAEAATFLNIGLAATICMPLVKRGLLTALMAIHNARPRRWTDDDLALLTEVTERCWAHIERVRSEASVREGEKRFREELEAKVAERTQALQQVQKMEAVGNLTGGIAHDFNNLLMAVIGSLELLRKRMPADQALLRLLDNAMEGAKRGSSLTQRMLAFARRQELRTERTDAVKLVQGMQDLIQRSLGPMVNLRVRLPKSLPAIEVDGNQLEAALLNLAVNARDAMPDGGTIIIEAKQVQDRESGQQRVCLSVSDDGEGMDEGTLARATEPFFTTKGVGKGTGLGLSMVYGFAEQSGGRFSLTSEVGRGTTAEIILPISESGSDVVPVLPTDEHKQVGLEGRRLTILAVDDDALVLMNTGDLLEDLGHDVVLAHSGREALDQLSQRRFDLVITDHAMPQMTGAQLISEIEARSPELPVILATGYAELPSGLEMRDVFRLSKPFAQQDLVRAIAAVVTNAAIN; this is encoded by the coding sequence ATGACAATGTTCGGGCGGGAAGCGAAAACAGGAAACTCAGAACCGCTTGATCCTCTTCCTCTTGGCCGCTCGTTCCTCGGCGTCACTGAATTTGCTCCGTCTGCAACCATCGTCGTCCGAGGTCCTGATCAAGTCGTGGAGTGCGTCAATTCCCGACACAGACAGCTCTTCAACAGCACCGATTGGCTCGGAAGTCCGCTGCGTGACGTTTCCCCTTCGTCGCAATCCACCGTGACGGACACGATCAACGCTGTGATGACTTCCGGCGTGGTCACCGAATCTACAGATGTCGAAACGGTTATTGAAGCGGACGACACCCAGGCGGTGCGCTACCTACGCTTCGTATGCGGGCCGATGAATGACGATCCCGATCGCCCTCCCGCCGTCATCTGCCAGGGGTTCGATGTCACTGCATCTCATCACGCGGAGCTGCGACGCGCAGTCCTGGCCGCGCTGGGAGAAAAGATGCGCGAGGTTGAAGACGCGGATGAGCTGGCTTTCGCAGCGGCAGAGATTTTGGGCAAGGCGCTCCATGTTGGCCGCGCCGGCTATGGCACCATCGACGTGGCGCGGGAGACGATCCACATCGAAAGAGACTGGACGATGCCGGGAGTCGTTAGTTTAGCAGGGACGCTCCGTTTCCGGGACTATGGCAGTTACATCGACGACCTGAAGATGGGCCGGACCGTCGTGTTCGATGATGCGCAGTGTGACCCCAGAACGGTCGACAATGCAGACGCTCTCGAGGCAATCCAAGCGCGGTCCGTCGTCAATATGCCGGTCACGGAACTGGGTGGTTTCGTCGCGCTATTATACTTGAATCATTTTGAAGCGCGGCACTGGACGAAAAACGAACTAGCACTGATCGGTGAAGTCGCGGCCCTGACCCGGAACGCGGTCGCGCGACGGCGTGCGGAGGAGGCCGTGCGCTGCAACGAAGCAAGACTTCGATTTCTCGACGCGCTTGGCAAGGCAACTGCGGCGAGCACGCAGGCCGAGGAAATCATGGCCGAGACGACACGCGCCCTTGGTGAGCACCTCAATGTCTCTGTCTGCGCCTATGCGGACATGGACGAAGATCAAAACGGTTTTACCATTCGCGGGGATTGGAGTGCAGCAGTCTCGCCCAGCATCGTGGGCCATTACAAGCTCGCAGACTTTGGCAAACTTGCCGTCGCCAACCTTGGCGCCGGGCAGCCTTTGGTCCTGCACGACATTCGGGCAGAGTTAGAGCCGGCCGAAGCGGCGACATTCCTGAACATTGGCCTTGCCGCCACCATTTGCATGCCGCTGGTCAAGCGCGGCCTGCTAACCGCCTTGATGGCCATTCACAATGCGAGGCCACGGCGGTGGACCGACGACGATCTTGCCTTGTTGACCGAAGTCACGGAACGTTGCTGGGCTCACATCGAGCGCGTCCGTTCCGAGGCGTCCGTTCGTGAGGGAGAGAAGCGTTTCAGGGAAGAGCTGGAGGCGAAGGTCGCTGAGCGGACGCAGGCACTGCAGCAAGTCCAGAAAATGGAGGCGGTTGGGAACCTCACGGGGGGCATCGCCCACGATTTCAACAATCTTCTGATGGCGGTGATCGGTAGCCTGGAGCTGCTCCGCAAACGGATGCCTGCGGATCAGGCTCTCCTGAGACTTCTGGATAATGCGATGGAAGGGGCTAAGCGAGGCAGCTCATTAACTCAGAGAATGCTCGCCTTCGCGCGTCGGCAAGAGCTGAGGACCGAGCGAACGGATGCGGTCAAACTGGTTCAGGGCATGCAGGACTTAATCCAGCGTTCTCTCGGGCCAATGGTCAATCTTCGGGTCCGCCTCCCAAAGAGCCTCCCGGCTATCGAGGTGGACGGCAACCAACTAGAGGCAGCTCTTCTGAATCTGGCGGTGAATGCTCGCGATGCGATGCCGGACGGCGGGACAATCATTATCGAAGCGAAGCAAGTCCAAGATCGAGAAAGCGGTCAACAACGCGTCTGCCTGTCGGTCAGCGACGATGGCGAAGGGATGGACGAAGGAACGCTTGCACGCGCGACCGAACCATTCTTCACGACCAAAGGCGTCGGCAAAGGCACCGGTCTTGGACTGTCTATGGTCTACGGATTCGCGGAGCAATCCGGTGGTCGCTTCTCGTTGACAAGCGAGGTAGGCCGGGGAACGACCGCGGAGATCATTCTGCCCATCTCAGAAAGCGGCAGCGATGTTGTCCCGGTTTTGCCGACGGACGAGCATAAGCAAGTCGGACTTGAAGGTCGTCGGCTTACGATCTTGGCCGTGGATGATGATGCGCTGGTCTTGATGAACACAGGCGACCTCCTGGAAGACCTCGGTCATGACGTGGTTCTCGCTCACTCGGGAAGGGAAGCGCTTGATCAGCTCTCGCAGCGGCGGTTCGACCTCGTCATCACCGACCATGCGATGCCGCAGATGACCGGTGCCCAATTGATTTCGGAGATCGAGGCTCGCTCACCGGAGCTGCCAGTCATCCTGGCAACCGGCTACGCCGAATTGCCGTCAGGGTTAGAGATGCGCGACGTATTCCGGCTGTCTAAACCGTTCGCACAGCAGGACTTGGTCCGGGCGATCGCGGCGGTGGTCACCAACGCCGCGATCAATTAG
- a CDS encoding LysR substrate-binding domain-containing protein: MLASSVRPHQGRTLTPRGGKTQWQVIGYEPIVVILPVDHPLAGRSEIDPREIDPQQFIGYTDTPHVLRGIVGRYLSERNIAVSPTRFLDSFATGISLVASTGGVTLLPAYVERLLPASLISRPLIGNAPVIEIAAGYQADNPSPVLKMFLENVDQLIAARSDRTHSVAALGRIQSPA, encoded by the coding sequence TTGCTCGCTTCATCAGTCCGTCCTCATCAGGGCCGGACTCTAACTCCGCGTGGAGGAAAAACTCAGTGGCAGGTCATCGGCTACGAGCCCATTGTGGTGATCCTGCCGGTCGACCATCCTCTGGCAGGGCGTAGCGAGATCGATCCGCGCGAGATCGACCCACAGCAGTTCATCGGCTACACGGACACTCCGCATGTCCTGCGCGGCATTGTCGGGCGCTATCTAAGCGAGCGCAACATCGCGGTCTCACCCACCCGCTTCCTCGACAGCTTCGCAACCGGCATCTCGCTGGTCGCCTCAACTGGCGGCGTCACGCTGCTGCCGGCCTATGTCGAGCGGCTGCTGCCCGCTTCGCTTATCAGCCGACCTCTCATTGGCAACGCTCCCGTCATCGAGATCGCCGCTGGCTACCAGGCCGACAACCCGTCGCCGGTCCTGAAGATGTTTCTGGAGAATGTCGATCAACTGATCGCGGCGCGTTCTGATCGTACTCATTCGGTCGCAGCTCTCGGTCGCATTCAGTCACCCGCTTGA
- a CDS encoding MucR family transcriptional regulator has protein sequence MVQPIDNLIKISAEVVAAYVGNNSVTPADVPDIINSVYAALKKLVSGPEMLPATTLVPAVPIRKSVTPEAIICLENGKRYKSLKRHLRTAYGLTPDQYRAKWNLPPDYPMVAPAHAKVRSDVAMSVWQERKSSKLTSKASGSLNRRPSQP, from the coding sequence TTGGTTCAGCCCATCGATAACCTGATCAAGATATCCGCCGAGGTTGTGGCGGCCTATGTCGGCAACAATAGCGTTACGCCTGCAGACGTCCCGGACATCATCAACAGCGTCTATGCGGCGCTGAAAAAGCTGGTCTCAGGTCCGGAGATGCTGCCCGCGACAACCCTCGTACCGGCGGTCCCAATCCGTAAATCAGTGACGCCCGAGGCAATTATCTGCCTTGAGAACGGAAAACGGTACAAGTCGCTGAAGCGACATCTACGCACCGCCTACGGCCTTACGCCCGATCAGTATCGCGCGAAATGGAATCTGCCTCCCGACTATCCCATGGTAGCGCCTGCACATGCGAAAGTGCGATCCGACGTGGCGATGTCAGTGTGGCAGGAGCGAAAGTCGAGCAAGCTTACAAGCAAGGCAAGCGGTTCGCTAAATCGCAGGCCTAGCCAGCCTTAG
- a CDS encoding helix-turn-helix domain-containing protein, with protein MGQTSATARLAHFYCELYLRMRFAGVAQENRFDLELTQEELSDVLGLSLVHVNRSIKGLRAKELGVQSRGVMVHHRS; from the coding sequence ATGGGCCAGACTTCAGCAACAGCTCGGTTGGCCCATTTTTATTGCGAGCTGTACCTGCGTATGCGCTTTGCAGGCGTCGCTCAAGAAAACCGTTTTGATCTCGAACTAACACAAGAGGAACTGTCTGACGTCTTGGGTCTCTCGCTGGTGCATGTAAATCGCTCGATCAAGGGGCTCCGTGCAAAAGAGCTAGGTGTGCAGTCCCGAGGAGTGATGGTGCATCATCGATCCTGA
- a CDS encoding transposase translates to MAMVRAEVLGAIERRRRWHYEDKVRIVEESFAAGMTVTDVARRNGVAASLVFTWRRQAKLGQLGGGSPAPLLLPVELAPVVTDVTPTPVAEVAVAEPARRSRRSSGMIEIALGSGRRLRVDRDVDADALRRVLDVLDRR, encoded by the coding sequence ATGGCGATGGTTCGGGCGGAGGTTCTGGGCGCGATCGAGCGGCGGCGGCGCTGGCATTATGAGGACAAGGTCCGGATCGTCGAGGAGAGTTTCGCGGCTGGCATGACGGTGACGGATGTCGCGCGGCGCAACGGCGTCGCGGCAAGCCTGGTTTTCACATGGCGTCGACAGGCGAAGCTGGGTCAGTTGGGAGGGGGCAGCCCGGCGCCGCTTCTGCTGCCTGTCGAACTGGCTCCTGTCGTGACCGACGTCACGCCCACGCCGGTTGCCGAGGTCGCCGTCGCGGAGCCCGCGCGCCGGAGCCGTCGTTCGTCCGGCATGATCGAGATCGCGCTCGGCTCGGGCCGCAGGCTGCGGGTCGATCGCGATGTCGACGCGGACGCGCTTCGGCGGGTGCTCGACGTACTGGACCGGCGATGA
- the tnpB gene encoding IS66 family insertion sequence element accessory protein TnpB (TnpB, as the term is used for proteins encoded by IS66 family insertion elements, is considered an accessory protein, since TnpC, encoded by a neighboring gene, is a DDE family transposase.), translated as MIAIPAGMRVYLAMGPTDMRKGFDGLAALAQGALEQDPFSGHLFVFRGRRGDLLKVLYWDGQGFCLFAKRLERGRFIWPATTEGVVRLTPAQLSMLLEGIDWRAPIRTDRPSLAL; from the coding sequence ATGATCGCGATCCCCGCCGGGATGCGGGTCTATCTCGCCATGGGCCCCACCGATATGCGCAAGGGCTTCGACGGCCTGGCTGCGCTGGCGCAGGGGGCACTGGAGCAGGATCCGTTCTCCGGTCACCTGTTCGTCTTTCGTGGTCGCCGGGGCGATCTTCTGAAGGTGCTGTACTGGGATGGACAGGGCTTCTGCCTGTTCGCCAAGCGGCTGGAACGGGGTCGCTTCATCTGGCCAGCCACAACCGAAGGCGTGGTGCGGTTGACGCCGGCGCAGCTCTCAATGCTGCTGGAGGGGATCGACTGGCGCGCACCGATCCGAACCGATCGCCCCAGCCTCGCGCTGTGA
- a CDS encoding IS66 family transposase, whose translation MASASADLPDDVATLQALLIAARAQSAAHLLMIEKLKAQLAKLRRMQFGQSSEKLDAAILQLELALEDVEEGTAARTVLERAVMPAAPDARQHPVRRPLPDHLPREEVIHWPVGIASDDLGCGCLACGGQLRRLGQDETEVLERVTLFKVIRHIRPKIVCRQCEAIVQAPMPSLPIERGRPGPGLLAHVLVAKYADHLPLYRQSEIYAREGVELDRSTLADWVGSAAALLTPLAEAIGKHAMAGPALYADDTPVPVLAPGFGKTATGRLWVYVRDERPHAGDAAPAVLYRYTPDRKGIRPQGHLQGFAGYLHADGYAGFDKLYADSPGKRTAITEVACWAHVWRKFFDIHQSNASPVAAEALRRIGELYQVEDAVRGRPPDERRRSRQEHALPRLADLRSWLDATLSKLSGKSELAKAIRYGLSRWPALTRYADHGGLEIDNNAAERAIRPLAIGRKNWLFAGSDSGGERAAVIYTLIETAKLNGLDPQAYLRDVLARIGEHPINRIGELVPWNWQTPREAVMLAA comes from the coding sequence ATGGCAAGCGCTTCCGCAGACCTTCCCGACGACGTCGCGACGCTTCAGGCGCTGCTGATCGCGGCGCGGGCTCAGAGCGCCGCCCATCTGCTCATGATCGAGAAGCTGAAGGCGCAACTGGCGAAGCTGCGCCGGATGCAGTTCGGGCAGTCGTCGGAGAAGCTCGACGCCGCCATCCTCCAGCTAGAGCTGGCGCTCGAGGATGTCGAGGAGGGCACGGCGGCGCGTACGGTTCTGGAGCGCGCGGTCATGCCGGCAGCTCCCGACGCCCGTCAGCATCCGGTTCGTCGTCCCTTGCCCGACCACCTGCCGCGCGAGGAGGTCATCCACTGGCCAGTGGGTATCGCCAGTGACGATCTCGGCTGTGGCTGCCTTGCTTGCGGCGGACAGTTGCGCCGGCTCGGCCAGGACGAGACCGAGGTGCTGGAGCGCGTCACCCTGTTCAAGGTAATCCGCCATATCCGCCCCAAGATCGTGTGCCGCCAGTGCGAAGCGATCGTGCAGGCGCCGATGCCCTCCCTTCCGATCGAGCGCGGGCGGCCGGGCCCTGGATTGCTCGCTCATGTGCTGGTGGCCAAGTATGCCGACCACCTGCCGCTCTACCGCCAGTCCGAGATCTATGCCCGCGAAGGCGTCGAGCTCGACCGCTCGACCCTGGCCGATTGGGTCGGATCGGCGGCGGCGCTGCTGACGCCCCTGGCCGAGGCGATCGGCAAGCATGCCATGGCCGGGCCCGCGCTCTACGCCGACGATACCCCCGTGCCGGTGCTCGCTCCCGGGTTCGGCAAGACCGCGACTGGGCGGCTTTGGGTGTATGTCCGCGACGAGCGCCCTCATGCCGGTGATGCAGCGCCCGCCGTCCTCTATCGCTATACCCCGGATCGCAAGGGCATCCGCCCGCAAGGCCATCTCCAGGGCTTTGCGGGATATCTCCACGCCGACGGATATGCGGGCTTCGACAAGCTATATGCCGACAGCCCCGGTAAGCGCACCGCGATCACCGAGGTCGCCTGCTGGGCCCATGTCTGGCGCAAGTTTTTCGATATCCACCAGTCCAACGCCTCGCCGGTCGCTGCCGAGGCCCTGCGCCGGATCGGAGAGCTCTACCAGGTCGAGGACGCCGTCCGCGGTCGCCCGCCCGACGAACGAAGACGATCGCGTCAGGAGCACGCCCTTCCACGGCTCGCCGATCTGCGAAGCTGGCTCGACGCGACGCTGTCCAAGCTGTCGGGCAAGAGCGAACTCGCCAAGGCGATCCGCTACGGCCTGTCGCGCTGGCCGGCTCTGACCCGCTATGCCGATCACGGCGGTCTGGAGATCGACAACAACGCCGCCGAACGCGCGATCCGGCCGCTCGCCATCGGCCGCAAGAACTGGCTCTTCGCCGGCTCCGACAGCGGCGGCGAACGCGCCGCCGTCATCTACACCCTGATCGAGACGGCCAAGCTCAACGGCCTTGATCCGCAGGCCTATCTCCGGGACGTCCTGGCTCGCATCGGCGAACATCCCATCAACCGGATCGGCGAACTCGTGCCTTGGAACTGGCAGACGCCACGAGAGGCCGTTATGCTGGCGGCATGA
- a CDS encoding plasmid pRiA4b ORF-3 family protein has product MISAASHVDRIACIKIVLDHVEPAIWRRVEVPLTTSLRGLHEVIQAVMLFENYHLFDFTIEIDGQSRRYGIPDPDGWIKLSDAKNTKLGPLTNRGLKRFAYTYDFGDNWEHTLTIEATGDADPGLDYPRFVDGARRAPPEDVGGIPGFEEFVEAMAKPRHPERKRLIEWYGRVFDPEDIDLPTIKANIAKLTRRRAIGKAAFAKSRLSER; this is encoded by the coding sequence ATGATCTCGGCCGCTTCCCATGTCGATCGCATCGCCTGCATCAAAATCGTGCTCGATCATGTCGAGCCGGCCATCTGGCGGCGCGTCGAGGTTCCCTTGACGACGAGCCTGAGAGGCCTCCACGAGGTCATCCAGGCCGTCATGCTGTTCGAGAACTATCACCTCTTCGACTTCACGATCGAGATCGACGGCCAAAGCAGGCGCTACGGCATCCCCGACCCGGATGGGTGGATCAAGCTCAGCGACGCCAAGAACACCAAGCTCGGGCCGCTGACCAATCGCGGTCTGAAGCGCTTCGCCTACACCTACGACTTCGGCGACAACTGGGAGCACACGCTCACGATCGAGGCCACCGGTGACGCCGATCCCGGCCTCGACTACCCGCGCTTTGTCGACGGCGCCCGCCGCGCTCCGCCGGAAGACGTCGGCGGAATCCCCGGCTTCGAAGAGTTCGTCGAGGCCATGGCCAAGCCCAGACATCCCGAACGCAAACGCCTGATCGAATGGTACGGACGCGTCTTCGACCCAGAGGACATCGACCTTCCCACCATCAAGGCCAACATCGCAAAGCTGACCAGGCGTCGCGCCATCGGAAAAGCCGCCTTCGCCAAAAGCCGCCTATCAGAACGCTGA